The sequence TCACGTACGCGAGCCCGCCGTCCACGGGCAGCTCGGCGCCGGTGGTGAAGGTCGCCTCGAAGGCGAGGAACAGCGCCGCCCTCGCCACCTCCTCCGACGTGCCGATGCGGCCCATGGGAGTGACGGTGTTCCCCTCCTGCTCGAAGGCCGCCAGCTCCTCCGGGGTGGCCTTGGCCACGCCCAGCGTCGGCGTCTTGATGAAGCCCGGGCTCACCGCATTCACGCGGATGTTGCGGGACAGGAGCTCGGCGGCGAACCCCTGCGCGAACGAGCGGACCGCGGCCTTCGTGCCCGAGTACACGCTCATTCCGGGATAGCCCATCACGTTCGCCACCGAGGTGGTGAACACGAACGAGCCACCGTCGCGGACCAGCGGAGCGAGCTTCTGCACCGTGAAGTACGCCCCCTTCGTGTTGACGTTGAACATGTCGTCGTAGTCCGCCTCGGAGACCTTCCCCAGCGGCGTGAGCTGTGCGACGCCCGCGTTGATGAATACGAAGTCCACGCGGCCGAGCTTCTCTTCGACGGTGCGGGCCAGCGCCTCGATGTCCGCGAGGCTCGACGTGTCCGAGCGCACCACGTGCGCCCGGGGCCCGAGCTCGCGGCGCGCCGCTTCGAGGTTCTTCTCGTTGCGTCCCGTGAGCAGCACCTCGGCGCCTCCGGCGAGGAGCGCCTTCACCGTGGCGAGTCCCATTCCAATCGTCCCGCCCGTCACGACGGCCTTCTTCCCTGCGTACCTGCTGTCCATGGTGTCCTCCGGATGATGGGGTGTCACTGCGGCTTCGAGCGGCGGATGACCTCGACGAGGCTCGCGAGGGCGTGGCCTCCATGGCCCTTCGCGACGGCGCGGTCGAAGAGGGCCTTGAGGGAGCCCGGCACGTCGGAGGTGAGCCCCTGCTCCTCGCTGGCGTGGACGAGGTGCCCGAGCCCCACCGCGCTGATGCCGAGCGTGGAGACGTCCGTCTCGTAGTCGCCGCTGTCCACCTGCTCCGCCATGCGCGGCAGGAAGCCCGCCACGGCGGAGAGCCAGCCGGTGGCCATCGGGACGAAGGTCGTCGCCGGAATCTTCTCCGTGCCGACCAGCGCGGCGGCGTGGAAGAAGCCGGCCAGCGTCGACCACATGATGCCCAGCAGGGCCAGGTCATACAGCGCCGCGAGCCCTGCATCCGTGCCCAGGTATGTGCCAGTACCCAGGCACGACAGCGCCGGCTGCCAGTCCGTGAAGGCCGAGCGCGAGCCGCTGTAGAGCAGCGTGGCCTGCGGCCGGCCGACGCCCTGTGGGATGTCCATGATGGCTCCGTCGAGGTAGTCGATGCCGCGCGCCGAGGCCCAGGCGGCTGTCTCGCGGGCCTGCGCCGGAGTCTCCGAGGTGAGGTTCACGAAGACGCGGCCGGTGAAGGCGTCTCCGGCGTTCTGGAGCACCTCGCGCACGGCGTCGTGGTCCAGCACGCAGAGCACCACCAGCGGGCTCGCGCGGATGGCTTCGGAGAGGATGGCCGCGCGGGTGGCGCCCTTCGCGACGAGGTCATCCGCCTTCTTCGCCGAGCGGTTCCACACCGTCGTGGGGTGGCCGGCCTTCAGGAAGGTGCGCGCCAGCGCCGCGCCCATCAGGCCCAGGCCGATGACGGTGATGGGGGCACGTGGCTCGTGGGTTTTCGTATTCGTGTTCATGCGTGGGTCCTCGGGAGGACCGGTGGAGTCACCGGTGCGTTCGAGCTCGCGCACAGTGCCTCCGGCGCTCCGGGCGTTCGCGCACGAACCGATGACCGCTGGACACGTTCCGCTGAGGATGCCGTCGACGCGGCCCGGGCGCCGGGACAGACTCGGCGTTAGGAGTGCATGCCATGAGGACACAGGCCGCCTTCGCGCCGCCCTTCAACACCGACGCGCTGCCACCACGAGACGAGCTCCGGGCACGGCTCGGACTGCGCGTGGACCTGCGCACGACGCCGCCCGGGACGGTCTCTTTCGAGGCCCTGCCGGACCACCGCCTGAAGGTTCACGCGGGAGCTCCCGTGCGGGGCGCGTGCCGCACCACGCAGTTCGTATACACGCGCGGCGACATCGACATCTTCCCTGCCGGGCAGTCGGACGTCTGGGAGGAGGAGACGGAGAACACGTCGCTCGTCGTGCGGCTGGCCCCCGCGCTGCTGCGTCGAGCGGCGGAGGACATGGGATTGAATCCAGACCGTGCCGGGCTGGAGCCGCGCCACCACTTCCGCGACGCGCGCATCGAGCACATCGCCTGGGCGCTGGAGTCGGACCGCGAGGACGGCCACCCGGGCGGGCTGCTCTACACGGAGAGCCTGGGGCTGGCGCTCGCGTTCCATCTGTTGGGCCGCTACCCGGCGCAGGACACGAGCGTGCGCGGCCTGTCCGCGTCACAGTTGAAGCGCGTGACGGAGTACATCGAGGAGCACCTGGACCAGAACCTCTCACTGGTCCGGCTGGCTGGCGTCGCGGGCGTGAGCGAGTCTCACTTCCGGGCCCTCTTCAAGCGCTCCACGGGACTGCCGGTGCACGAGTACGTCATCCAGCGCCGCGTGGAGCGCGCGAGGACGCTGCTCCTGCGCGGCGAGTTGCCCGCGAGCCAGGTGGCGCTCGAAGCGGGCTTCTCGCACCAGAGCCACATGGCCCGGTGCATGCGGCGCGTGCTCGGCGTGACGCCCACGTCGCTGGTGCGCGGCGCGCGGGCCCGGTGAGTGAGTCCTTCGCGCGCTTCCGGCAACGAGTCCCCGGGGAGCGGGAAGGTTCAACCCGGTGACTCCGCCGCCGTACCGCTTACTGCTCAGTGCTGGTGCCCCAGCCGCACGTCCACGTTGGGGTGCGCCGTGGCGAAGGCGCGCAGCTTCTTGAAGCTCTCGACGCCGCGCGGGCCATCGGCGGTGAAGGTGCCGGGCTCCACGTCGTGCTCCCAGCCCCACCGCGTGTGGCTCGCGTCACCCGTCAGCAGCACCGGGCCCTTCGTGGAGCGCACCAGGTACGCGGTGCTGCCGGGCGTGTGGCCGGGCACCCAGAGCGCCCACACCGAGCCGTCACCGAAGATGTCCACTGCGCCGTCGAACAGGCCATTCGCCTCGGCCTGGTAGGCCCACTCCGACAGGGCCGGCTTGCCCTCCAGCGCCCGGTCGGTGCTGCCCTTCACGGCGGCGTTGAGGAACATGCGCGCGGACGCCTCGCCGGGGCCGGTGTAAACGGGCGTGCCCGCCGGCACGTCCACCATGCCCGTGACGTGGTCCAGGTGCAGGTGCGTGAGGAAGACGCCCTTCAGCGGCTGCCCCTGCTTCGCCAGCCACTCGCCGAGCGGCGCGTTCACCTTCAGCTTCTCCATGTGCATCGCGCTCCGCACCAGCCCGCTCATGGCCGACTGCTCCGGCGCGTCGCGCAGCGCCTTCTCCACCCCCGTGTCCACGATGAACAGCCCGTACCGCGGGTGGCGGAGGGCGTGGAAGTAGACCTGGATGGGCTCGTCACCGTCCGTCAGGCCGGCCGACTTCGAGGTGGGGTGGCTCAGGTTGATGAGGCCGCTGCGCTCCACCGCCCAGTCCGCCGAGTTGACCGTCTCCAGCTCCACCGGGCCGGGCTGCTCCAGCAGGGCGAGCAGGTCCTTCGCCGGGCGGGCCACGCCGAGCGCGGACTTCTGGGTTGCGTGCGAGGAGGCCGCGAAGCCGACGACACCGGCGGCGGCGAGGGAGCCGCCGAGGATGGCGGCGATGGAGAGGGCGATGTTCCTGGGGCGCATGGGGCGTGCTCCGTGACGTCGAGACATGCGTAAGGTAGCGATGCCAGAATGGATGGAAAACGGCGATTACGGCATGGGGTCATGCATTCATGGATATCTCCTGGGATGACGCGCGGCTGTTCCTGGCCATCGCGGAGACGGGCAGTCTGAGCGAGGCGGCGCGGCGCCTGCGAGTGGGCCAGCCCACGGTGAGCCGGCGGCTGGCGGCGCTGGAGTACTCGCTGGGCACCGCGTTGTTCCGGCGGAGCGTGGACGGTGCGGCGCTCACGGCGGCGGGCGAGCGGCTGGTGCTCCCGGCGAAGAAGATGGCCGAGTGGGCGGGCGAGCTGCACCGTGCCGCCGAGTCCGCAGACAACTCACCCAAGGGCCTGGTGCGCGTGACGGGGAGTCCCTACGCCTGCTTCGACTTCCTGGCGCCCTTCGCGGCGCACGTCTGGCAGAAGCACCCGGGCCTGCGGCTGGAGGTGCTGTCGACGATTCAGTACCTCGACCTCGCGCGAGGCGAGGCGGACCTCGCCCTGCGCATGAAGCCGCCGACGAACGCGGACCTGAAGCGCGTCCACACGCTGCACACCCCGAACGCCGTCATGGTGTCGAAGTCCCTCAAGGCGAAGTTGCCGAAGAAGCCGACGCTCCAGCAGATACCCTGGGTGGCGTGGTCGCCGCCGTTCGAGGCGGTGCCGCCCAACCCGCAGCTCGAGTCACTCATCCCGGGCTTCTCGCCCGTGTTCACCGCCGACAACTTCCTGGTGATGCTGTCGGCGGTGGAGGCGGGCGTTGGGGCCATGGTGCTGAGCAAGCTCGCGCACCGCTTCAGCCGGGACCGGGGGCTGGTGCCGCTGGACATCGACCTGGGGCCGTACGCGAAGGGAGAGACGCACCTCGTGTGCGCGAAGTCCGCGCTCGACATTCCCCGCGTGAGGAAGGTGTCGGAGCTCCTGGTGGAAGAGATGGAGCGGATGCAGCGGCGGTGAGCCCGTCAGGGTGCTCGTCGCAGGCGGATGCCCTTGAAGGTGAGCCAGTCACCGTCGGATGCGTGCTCGACGCGGAGGACCTCGCCCCGGCCCCGGCCCCGGCCCGCCACCACTGCGAGGGTGTCTTCCTCGGGATTCAGCACCGCCACCACGGGGCCGGCGTAGAGCACGCCCGTGAAGGTCATGACCAGGAGGCCGCCCTCCTCGCTCAGCACGACGGCGTCGAGCAACTCGCGCGAGGCACCTGGCGGGACGGTGTACGTGCCCAGCCGTGCGCGCCAGGACTCCGGCATGACGGCGGGGTGGACTCGCGTCCCCAGCACGCCCTCGCCCTGCGACTCCGAGTAGCCGAGCAATAGGGTGTGACTTCCGGCCTGCCGGAAGGAGAGCCACAGCGGCGTGTCCTGCACCATCGCCTTGAAGTAGCCCCGCTGGTGCGGCACGAGGTTCAGCACGAGGTCTCCCGCGGTGGCCTTCAGCGTGGCGCCCTGTACCTCGATGAGCATGGGGCCCGCGTCCGTCGCATAGAGGCCCGCCCACGTGGACAGTGTCTCGGGCGTCTGGGGTTCCGGCTCCGCCGTGATGGGCTGTGATGCGACGACCTTCGCGCCTGTCTTCGCCGCGAGCGCACGTGCGAGCACCTCGCGGGCGAGCCCATTGACGAGCCCACCGGAGCCCTCGGTATTGCAAAGCACCACCACGCCGAGTTTGTGCTCCGGCAGCAGGGCCAGGTCCGCGTTGAACTGGTAGGCGCCGCCGTCGTGCTCCACCAGTCGCACGGTGCCGCCGCCCTCCAGCGGCAGGTCGGACAGGTCCCAGGCGAGGCCGATGCGTGTGCCGACATCGAGCGGGTGGCCTGCGTTCTGCTCGCGCCACATCTCCTGGAGGGACTCGGGACGCAGCACCTGCTGGTTCTCGAAGCGGCCCTCGTTGAGGAGCATTCGGACGTAGCGGCTCAGGTCATCCGCGGAGGCGCGCAGGCCTCCCGCGGGCCCTTCGCTCTCCAGCCAGTAGGGCGGGAGGCTCTCGGGAGAGGGAGCCCCGTAGCCCTTGGCCAACCGCTCGACGATGGCGGGCGTCAGGCGGAACGCGGAGTGCTGCATGCCCAGCGGGCCGAAGATGTGCTGCTGCATATACGTGTCGAAGTCGCTCGCGGAGGCCGTCTCCACCGCGCGGCCGGCGATGACGAAGCCGGTGTTGCTGTAGGCGTAGACGGTGCCGACGGGCCAGACGCGGTACTCGTCACGGAGCGCTTCCACGCGCTCGGTGAGCGTGAGGGGGCGGGGCGAGAAGCCACCTTCGAGCTGCTCGGGGATGCCTGCGTGGTGCGTGAGCAGGTTGCGCAGGGTGATGGGCTCGCTGGAGAAGCGGGCCCGCATGCTGAAGCCTGGGATGGCTTCTTCGATGGGGCGGTCGAGATTGGCGCGCTGCTGCTCGACGAGCTGCATGACGGCGGACGTGGTGAAGACCTTGGCCACCGAGCCCACGTTGTAGACGGTGTGCTCGGAGGCCTGGACGCCGGACTCCGCGTCCGCCACGCCGAAGCCCCGGGCCCAGACCACCTCGTCGCCGTCCACCAGCGCGAGGCTCAGTCCATTCACTCCGGCCTGCTGCATTGCGAAGGGGATTTCGCGCCCGAGCTCGCGCTTCAGCGTGGAGTAGTCCGTGCCTTGCGAGGGAGGGTCGTCGTCATCGCAGGCGGAGGCAAAGGCGCAGGTGAGTAGCAGCGCGAGGAGGTAGCGGCGCGTTCGCCGCCCGGTGTCGGAACGTTCAGGGTGCATCGGTGTCTCCCGTGGCCCGTGCTTCGGGCTCGCGGGGACTCTTCACAGGGGGAGACGCGCGGGGCCGTCGGAGTCGCGTCAGCGATTGTCACCGTTTGTCACCGAGCCCCACCGGGAGTCGGGGCCACGACAGCACGACGCGAGCACCTCCGAGCGGCGCCTCCGCCACCCGCGCCTGTCCCTGATGCGCCTGCATCACGCGCTGGACGATGGCCAGCCCCAGCCCATGTCCACCCGTCTTCTTGTCCCGGCTCTCATCCAACCGGGTGAACGGAAGGAAGAGTCGTTCCCGCTCGGCGGCGGGAATGCCGGGCCCGTCATCATCGACGGCGACGCTGTTCCCGGACGCATCCTGCGCAAGCTGTACCCGCACCTCCGCCCTCGCATGCCGCTGCGCATTGCGGATGAGATTGCTGATGGCCCGGCGCAGGTAGCGCGGCGAGCCTTCGACCTCCACGGTGCCAGCGGCCTGTACCTGGAGCCGCAGATTCGGACTGAGCACGGAGAGCTGGCGGACCAATTCAGTCACCAGCGCCGTCAGGTCCACGCGCTCCCACTCCAGCGGCGGTGCATCGCGATGCAGGCGCGTATACGTGAGCAGCTCCTCGGTGAGCTGGTCCAGTTCCTCCACGTCCTGCACCATGTCCGCGAGCTGCGCATGCACCGCCGCAACCTCCGGCGTCTCGCGAGCCAGGTGCAGAGCGAAGTGCAACCGCGAGATGGGCGTGCGCAGCTCATGCGAGATGGCCTGCAGGCTGGCCTGCTGCTCCTGGCTCATGCGCTGGATGCGCTCCGCCATGTCGTTGAACGTCCGAGCCAGATGCCCGATGGGCTCCGGAGCCCGAGCCTCCGCACGGGCCTGGAAGTTCCCCTGTCCGAACGTGCTCGCCGTGGCCGCAAGCCGCGTCACGTGCCGGTACAGCGGCCACGTGAGCACCAGCACCGCGAGCCCGAGCACCACCAGCAGCACGGACGTCTCCGGCGCGAGGAACTCCAGCGCCCGCTCCGGACTGGGGCCGACCCGCAACTCCTGCACCACCACCTGCTCCGACCCGCGCAGCGGAAGGAACAGGTACACCTCGTCCCCCGTCACCCCTGAGGACTTCAGCCACGCGGAAGGCACGCCCCGCGCCAGCCGCTCGCGCACGCGCATGGGTGGCCCCATCCGTAGCACTTCGTCTCGAGGACGCAGGTGGATGGGATAGTCGAAGTGCTCCCGCCACCCGGCCACCGTCTCCACCCAATGCTCCCGAGGCTGCGACAGCAACTCATGCTCGATGAGCCACTGGAGCCCCTGCGTGAGCCCCTCCAGCTCCCGGCCTGACGTCTCCGCGTGAGCCTCCGCCTGCGCCGCGTCGAGCGACTGTGGCGGCAGCCGCCGCGTGGACATCCCCACCATCACCAGCAGCGCGATGACGATGGCGACGATGATTCCGGCGTACATCCGAAAGAAGAGGCCGCCCAGGCGGCGGAGCGAACGCACGCGCGGATTCATTCCTCGAGGTCCGCCTTCAGCCGGGCGAGCAACTGCACCGCGCCCTGCGCATAGCGGCTGATGTACCGCTCATGAATCTCCTGGATG comes from Pyxidicoccus parkwaysis and encodes:
- a CDS encoding MBL fold metallo-hydrolase, coding for MRPRNIALSIAAILGGSLAAAGVVGFAASSHATQKSALGVARPAKDLLALLEQPGPVELETVNSADWAVERSGLINLSHPTSKSAGLTDGDEPIQVYFHALRHPRYGLFIVDTGVEKALRDAPEQSAMSGLVRSAMHMEKLKVNAPLGEWLAKQGQPLKGVFLTHLHLDHVTGMVDVPAGTPVYTGPGEASARMFLNAAVKGSTDRALEGKPALSEWAYQAEANGLFDGAVDIFGDGSVWALWVPGHTPGSTAYLVRSTKGPVLLTGDASHTRWGWEHDVEPGTFTADGPRGVESFKKLRAFATAHPNVDVRLGHQH
- a CDS encoding SDR family oxidoreductase, producing the protein MDSRYAGKKAVVTGGTIGMGLATVKALLAGGAEVLLTGRNEKNLEAARRELGPRAHVVRSDTSSLADIEALARTVEEKLGRVDFVFINAGVAQLTPLGKVSEADYDDMFNVNTKGAYFTVQKLAPLVRDGGSFVFTTSVANVMGYPGMSVYSGTKAAVRSFAQGFAAELLSRNIRVNAVSPGFIKTPTLGVAKATPEELAAFEQEGNTVTPMGRIGTSEEVARAALFLAFEATFTTGAELPVDGGLAYVNAPHR
- a CDS encoding helix-turn-helix domain-containing protein is translated as MRTQAAFAPPFNTDALPPRDELRARLGLRVDLRTTPPGTVSFEALPDHRLKVHAGAPVRGACRTTQFVYTRGDIDIFPAGQSDVWEEETENTSLVVRLAPALLRRAAEDMGLNPDRAGLEPRHHFRDARIEHIAWALESDREDGHPGGLLYTESLGLALAFHLLGRYPAQDTSVRGLSASQLKRVTEYIEEHLDQNLSLVRLAGVAGVSESHFRALFKRSTGLPVHEYVIQRRVERARTLLLRGELPASQVALEAGFSHQSHMARCMRRVLGVTPTSLVRGARAR
- a CDS encoding LysR family transcriptional regulator; the protein is MDISWDDARLFLAIAETGSLSEAARRLRVGQPTVSRRLAALEYSLGTALFRRSVDGAALTAAGERLVLPAKKMAEWAGELHRAAESADNSPKGLVRVTGSPYACFDFLAPFAAHVWQKHPGLRLEVLSTIQYLDLARGEADLALRMKPPTNADLKRVHTLHTPNAVMVSKSLKAKLPKKPTLQQIPWVAWSPPFEAVPPNPQLESLIPGFSPVFTADNFLVMLSAVEAGVGAMVLSKLAHRFSRDRGLVPLDIDLGPYAKGETHLVCAKSALDIPRVRKVSELLVEEMERMQRR
- a CDS encoding NAD(P)-dependent oxidoreductase; the protein is MNTNTKTHEPRAPITVIGLGLMGAALARTFLKAGHPTTVWNRSAKKADDLVAKGATRAAILSEAIRASPLVVLCVLDHDAVREVLQNAGDAFTGRVFVNLTSETPAQARETAAWASARGIDYLDGAIMDIPQGVGRPQATLLYSGSRSAFTDWQPALSCLGTGTYLGTDAGLAALYDLALLGIMWSTLAGFFHAAALVGTEKIPATTFVPMATGWLSAVAGFLPRMAEQVDSGDYETDVSTLGISAVGLGHLVHASEEQGLTSDVPGSLKALFDRAVAKGHGGHALASLVEVIRRSKPQ
- a CDS encoding ATP-binding protein yields the protein MRSLRRLGGLFFRMYAGIIVAIVIALLVMVGMSTRRLPPQSLDAAQAEAHAETSGRELEGLTQGLQWLIEHELLSQPREHWVETVAGWREHFDYPIHLRPRDEVLRMGPPMRVRERLARGVPSAWLKSSGVTGDEVYLFLPLRGSEQVVVQELRVGPSPERALEFLAPETSVLLVVLGLAVLVLTWPLYRHVTRLAATASTFGQGNFQARAEARAPEPIGHLARTFNDMAERIQRMSQEQQASLQAISHELRTPISRLHFALHLARETPEVAAVHAQLADMVQDVEELDQLTEELLTYTRLHRDAPPLEWERVDLTALVTELVRQLSVLSPNLRLQVQAAGTVEVEGSPRYLRRAISNLIRNAQRHARAEVRVQLAQDASGNSVAVDDDGPGIPAAERERLFLPFTRLDESRDKKTGGHGLGLAIVQRVMQAHQGQARVAEAPLGGARVVLSWPRLPVGLGDKR
- a CDS encoding serine hydrolase domain-containing protein; this translates as MHPERSDTGRRTRRYLLALLLTCAFASACDDDDPPSQGTDYSTLKRELGREIPFAMQQAGVNGLSLALVDGDEVVWARGFGVADAESGVQASEHTVYNVGSVAKVFTTSAVMQLVEQQRANLDRPIEEAIPGFSMRARFSSEPITLRNLLTHHAGIPEQLEGGFSPRPLTLTERVEALRDEYRVWPVGTVYAYSNTGFVIAGRAVETASASDFDTYMQQHIFGPLGMQHSAFRLTPAIVERLAKGYGAPSPESLPPYWLESEGPAGGLRASADDLSRYVRMLLNEGRFENQQVLRPESLQEMWREQNAGHPLDVGTRIGLAWDLSDLPLEGGGTVRLVEHDGGAYQFNADLALLPEHKLGVVVLCNTEGSGGLVNGLAREVLARALAAKTGAKVVASQPITAEPEPQTPETLSTWAGLYATDAGPMLIEVQGATLKATAGDLVLNLVPHQRGYFKAMVQDTPLWLSFRQAGSHTLLLGYSESQGEGVLGTRVHPAVMPESWRARLGTYTVPPGASRELLDAVVLSEEGGLLVMTFTGVLYAGPVVAVLNPEEDTLAVVAGRGRGRGEVLRVEHASDGDWLTFKGIRLRRAP